The Candidatus Uhrbacteria bacterium genome has a segment encoding these proteins:
- a CDS encoding undecaprenyl-diphosphate phosphatase, translating to MNTLFDVVRGFVLGAVQGLAEFFPISSSGHLILVPVLLRWPDQGLAFDTVLHLGTLVALLWFFREDIVGLFRKKAWGFMLKVVVATLPALIIAFFANDWIEANVRQGWIVAFDLVFFGLILFGADRWSEGKKSRLDAYESVSWTQALAVGFAQPLALFPGTSRSGITITAGLLAGLTRQAAARFSFFLSIPVTAAAGLHGLISVTKQGIAADQVIALVVGFISALGFGLFAIRFLVSYVAKHRYDGFVIYRLVLALVVLALA from the coding sequence ATGAATACGCTGTTCGATGTGGTCCGCGGCTTCGTGCTCGGAGCGGTACAAGGCTTGGCGGAGTTTTTTCCGATTTCATCCAGCGGTCACTTGATTCTCGTTCCGGTATTACTGCGCTGGCCAGACCAGGGTCTCGCGTTTGATACGGTTTTGCATCTCGGTACGCTTGTCGCTCTGCTTTGGTTCTTCCGTGAAGATATTGTCGGCTTGTTTCGAAAAAAAGCTTGGGGATTCATGTTGAAAGTCGTCGTCGCAACGCTTCCAGCCCTCATCATCGCATTCTTTGCGAACGATTGGATCGAGGCAAATGTCCGCCAAGGTTGGATTGTCGCTTTTGATCTTGTATTTTTTGGTCTCATCTTGTTTGGTGCTGATCGATGGAGCGAGGGCAAGAAAAGTCGCCTAGATGCGTATGAATCGGTATCATGGACGCAGGCATTGGCTGTCGGCTTTGCTCAGCCACTCGCTTTGTTCCCAGGTACCAGCCGTTCGGGTATCACGATTACCGCCGGGCTGCTTGCAGGTTTGACGCGTCAGGCTGCCGCGCGCTTCTCATTCTTCCTTTCGATTCCGGTCACAGCTGCTGCCGGACTTCACGGTCTCATCAGTGTGACCAAGCAGGGGATCGCCGCGGATCAAGTGATCGCGCTTGTCGTCGGTTTTATCTCGGCGCTCGGCTTTGGCCTATTCGCCATTCGTTTCCTTGTCTCTTATGTTGCCAAACACCGTTACGACGGCTTCGTCATCTACCGCCTGGTCTTGGCGCTCGTGGTTCTGGCTCTTGCTTAG
- a CDS encoding type IV secretion system DNA-binding domain-containing protein gives MASANCQDHLEHITFFAETNFRNAKRRFGIKTDDRRRHMYIIGKTGMGKTTLIESLILSDIIKGHGCCLIDPHGDTAEKLLDFIPPNRINDLIYFNPADTDFPVGFNILETDNDDQKPLIASGLMGVFKKIWPDVWSARMEYILMNCVLALLDYPGATLLGINRLLVDKDYRARVVAKIRDPIVKTFWIAEFASWSEKYATEAIAPVQNKVGQFLSSSVIRNIVAQVKSTINLRRIMDDEKILIVNLSKGRIGEDNMRLLGGMIVTKIQLAAQERQNMPEKERKDFYFYVDEFQNFANESFAAILSEARKFRLNLIVAHQYIEQLEEEVAAAIFGNVGTIIAMRVGAADALAMETEFAPTFTPEDLVNITKFQIYLKLMVDGVATPPFSANTLPPIAARTDSQAKVVAVSRERYAEPRPVIEEKVLKWAGMETTPAGGGTLSPATLVATTSTPVTQEGPLGTAPTIQYPAIMTEEEQAAKETVKETMSDLEHQGDASEYLTIRPERLAAIQASIPQQQKKRPAFAHTCDRCGKKFELAIQLDTSRPVYCAECRPIIAEERKNKSSGFKSAKRAPVPLEGVGEAEVGESGFAPRNVAPNRPRLVQEPAQASKIQVVPASQVPEEEDLLTEILKAKGGAVDMHKQSLEKRAGTIPPRPTSALAPVAASSSEGEKKKRRRRRSGSGKPENGSAAPSAPSPQPSSSPSRSVAPGERIMFDT, from the coding sequence ATGGCATCAGCAAATTGTCAGGATCACCTTGAGCATATTACGTTCTTCGCGGAAACGAATTTTAGAAATGCCAAGCGCCGTTTTGGAATCAAGACCGATGACCGTCGTCGCCACATGTACATCATCGGTAAAACCGGTATGGGTAAGACGACGCTCATCGAAAGTCTTATCTTGTCCGATATTATCAAGGGTCATGGCTGCTGTTTGATCGATCCTCACGGAGACACGGCCGAGAAACTCCTCGACTTCATTCCGCCAAACCGCATTAACGATCTCATCTACTTCAACCCGGCTGACACGGATTTTCCTGTCGGTTTCAACATTCTTGAAACAGATAACGATGACCAGAAGCCATTGATCGCTTCCGGTTTGATGGGCGTTTTCAAAAAGATTTGGCCGGACGTTTGGAGTGCTCGCATGGAGTACATTTTGATGAACTGCGTACTCGCGCTTCTTGATTATCCGGGAGCTACCTTGCTCGGCATCAACCGTCTCTTGGTCGATAAGGACTATCGTGCACGCGTCGTCGCCAAAATCCGCGATCCGATCGTCAAAACATTTTGGATTGCAGAATTTGCTTCTTGGTCGGAGAAATACGCGACAGAAGCCATCGCGCCAGTTCAAAACAAAGTTGGACAATTTTTATCGTCCTCTGTCATTCGTAACATCGTCGCGCAGGTAAAGTCGACCATCAATCTGCGCCGCATCATGGACGATGAAAAAATTCTTATCGTCAACCTCTCCAAGGGCCGTATTGGTGAAGATAACATGCGTTTGCTTGGTGGAATGATCGTCACCAAGATTCAGCTTGCAGCCCAAGAGCGTCAGAACATGCCGGAGAAGGAGCGTAAAGATTTCTACTTCTACGTCGACGAATTCCAAAACTTCGCTAACGAGTCATTTGCCGCGATTCTGTCTGAGGCGCGCAAGTTCCGTTTGAATTTGATCGTCGCGCATCAATATATTGAGCAATTGGAGGAAGAAGTTGCTGCTGCTATTTTCGGTAACGTCGGAACAATTATCGCGATGCGCGTCGGTGCAGCTGATGCGCTCGCCATGGAAACGGAATTTGCTCCGACCTTTACGCCGGAAGATTTGGTCAACATCACAAAATTCCAAATCTACCTCAAGCTCATGGTCGATGGTGTTGCGACGCCGCCCTTCTCCGCCAACACACTCCCGCCGATCGCGGCGCGTACGGACAGCCAGGCTAAAGTCGTCGCGGTAAGCCGCGAGCGTTACGCCGAGCCTCGTCCGGTGATTGAAGAAAAAGTATTGAAATGGGCCGGCATGGAAACGACGCCTGCTGGCGGCGGTACTCTTTCACCAGCAACTCTTGTAGCGACAACTTCAACGCCTGTCACTCAGGAAGGTCCGCTTGGAACCGCGCCAACCATCCAGTATCCAGCGATCATGACGGAAGAGGAGCAGGCAGCCAAAGAAACCGTGAAAGAAACCATGTCCGATCTCGAGCATCAGGGCGATGCTTCGGAATATCTGACGATCCGTCCCGAGCGTTTGGCGGCTATTCAGGCAAGCATTCCTCAGCAGCAAAAGAAGCGCCCAGCCTTTGCTCACACCTGTGATCGATGCGGCAAAAAATTCGAGCTCGCCATTCAGCTCGATACATCACGTCCTGTTTATTGCGCCGAGTGCCGTCCGATTATCGCAGAAGAACGCAAGAACAAGTCGAGCGGTTTCAAGTCGGCCAAGCGCGCTCCAGTCCCGCTTGAAGGAGTAGGGGAGGCAGAAGTCGGCGAATCTGGTTTTGCGCCGCGCAATGTCGCACCAAATCGTCCTCGCTTGGTTCAAGAGCCGGCACAAGCTTCCAAGATTCAAGTCGTCCCTGCTTCACAAGTACCAGAAGAGGAAGATTTGCTGACGGAAATCTTAAAAGCCAAAGGCGGTGCTGTAGACATGCATAAACAATCGCTGGAAAAACGCGCTGGGACCATTCCTCCGCGTCCAACTTCGGCGCTAGCTCCTGTAGCCGCTTCTTCATCAGAAGGTGAAAAAAAGAAACGCCGACGCCGACGCTCTGGTAGCGGAAAACCAGAAAATGGTTCAGCTGCACCAAGCGCTCCTTCGCCGCAGCCTTCTTCGTCGCCAAGTCGTTCCGTTGCTCCGGGCGAGCGCATCATGTTTGATACGTAG
- the secF gene encoding protein translocase subunit SecF produces MKTTLVNLRPAWYAIAGALALASLVMLFAWGLKQGIEFTGGTLMAVRFETRPSIADADAALRNVADDLGSIVIQPAGEKDIQFRLKTVSEEKHQAILTSLRERFGEVTELRYDAIGPSIGYEIRSKALNGLGISLLAILIYIAYAFRGVSAPVESWKYGVVTILASGFVVLIPLGLYAFLGHQYGIEIGTPFVAAILTIIGYSITDTIVVMDRIRENLQKAKGTFKEIVEMSIRQTFVRSITNSMATLLTLVAIFLYGGDTLDEFTLPLIVGITVGTFASMLIASPLLITIDKLGQRFKK; encoded by the coding sequence ATGAAAACAACGCTCGTAAATCTTCGCCCAGCCTGGTACGCGATCGCCGGCGCCCTCGCACTCGCATCGCTTGTCATGCTTTTTGCCTGGGGCTTGAAGCAGGGGATTGAATTCACCGGAGGTACCTTGATGGCTGTTCGCTTTGAAACGCGCCCTTCCATCGCCGATGCTGACGCCGCTTTGCGCAATGTCGCCGATGATCTCGGTTCCATCGTGATTCAGCCGGCTGGTGAAAAAGATATCCAGTTCCGTTTGAAAACCGTCTCGGAAGAAAAGCATCAGGCGATTTTGACCAGCCTCCGCGAACGCTTCGGTGAAGTCACCGAGCTCCGCTACGACGCCATTGGTCCTTCGATCGGTTATGAAATCCGCTCCAAAGCATTGAACGGTCTCGGAATCTCCCTTTTGGCGATTCTGATCTACATTGCCTACGCTTTCCGCGGAGTCTCAGCCCCTGTTGAATCTTGGAAGTACGGTGTCGTCACAATCTTGGCTTCCGGTTTCGTTGTCTTGATTCCGCTCGGACTCTACGCCTTCTTGGGTCACCAGTACGGTATCGAGATCGGTACGCCGTTCGTTGCCGCCATCCTGACCATTATTGGTTACTCGATTACGGACACCATCGTTGTCATGGACCGCATCCGTGAAAACCTCCAAAAAGCCAAAGGAACATTCAAGGAAATCGTGGAAATGTCCATTCGTCAGACATTCGTCCGTTCCATTACTAACTCGATGGCCACCTTGCTCACCTTGGTCGCGATCTTCCTCTACGGTGGGGATACGTTGGATGAATTCACGCTTCCATTGATCGTGGGTATCACGGTCGGTACCTTCGCCTCCATGTTGATTGCATCCCCGCTGCTTATCACCATTGATAAGCTCGGACAACGCTTCAAAAAATAA
- the secD gene encoding protein translocase subunit SecD: protein MSRMNRQTTPSRKTVMSRLGWLALLLLAAGSLSYPGPANWVVGQVNELTGLNIPTINKPFVLGLDLQGGTSLEYEADVSKVAPSEQREAMDGVRDVIERRVNSLGVSEPVIQVTQAGDAWRVNVELAGIRDVNQAIKLIGETPILEFKEKNTEKPRPLTKEEQDEMDKRNTDALARAKAILDEARKPETDFAELAKNKTENAARKIDGGDTGALSAATIAGSKDLQDLLDTVGGLAPGAVFPNVVETDNVYLVVKMEELKDGPKEVNAHHMLIGYQGAQGGLSTRTKEEAKAKIEDIKKQATIENFDSLVAANSDEPNATSTKGDLGWFGTGDMVEKFETPVFAQASGTISEVIETEFGYHLVWKLGERISKEPRLRLIEINRSVPTDFVPVDEWKATALTGKQLQSAKVDFDQQLGSIQVSLQFDDEGSKLFAELTKKNVGQQVAIFLDGNVLSAPVVNQEILGGRAVITGNFTLEEAKLLARRLQAGALPVPITLVAQQSVGPTLGADSLTKSINAGLVAFLLIAIFAILIYRLPGMAAVVVLVIYAALNAATFKLVPITLTLSGIAGFILSIGMAIDSNVLVFERLKEELKSGLALEPALEEAFKRAWTSIRDGHVSILISCAVLFWFSSSLIKGFALTLALGTVISLFTATVTTRTVLRALAKTPLAKWPWLFLASGKK, encoded by the coding sequence ATGTCTCGAATGAACCGACAAACCACGCCCTCCCGCAAAACAGTCATGTCGCGCCTCGGTTGGCTCGCCTTGCTTCTGCTTGCCGCAGGGTCTCTTTCCTACCCGGGTCCTGCTAACTGGGTCGTTGGCCAAGTCAACGAACTCACGGGTCTCAATATTCCGACGATCAACAAGCCATTCGTCCTCGGCCTTGATCTTCAGGGCGGAACCTCGCTTGAATATGAGGCTGATGTTTCCAAGGTTGCGCCGTCAGAACAGCGTGAAGCCATGGATGGCGTCCGCGATGTGATCGAGCGCCGCGTCAACTCGCTTGGCGTTTCCGAGCCGGTTATCCAGGTTACGCAAGCTGGTGATGCATGGCGCGTAAACGTGGAGCTCGCCGGTATCCGCGACGTCAACCAGGCTATCAAACTTATCGGTGAAACGCCGATCCTTGAGTTCAAGGAAAAGAACACGGAAAAACCGCGTCCACTCACCAAAGAAGAGCAGGATGAGATGGATAAGCGCAATACGGATGCTCTTGCCCGTGCCAAGGCTATTTTGGATGAAGCAAGAAAGCCGGAAACGGATTTTGCGGAACTCGCCAAGAACAAAACAGAAAACGCCGCTCGTAAAATTGACGGGGGAGACACGGGTGCTTTGTCTGCAGCGACCATCGCTGGTAGCAAGGATTTGCAGGATCTTCTCGACACCGTCGGCGGTCTCGCGCCAGGCGCCGTGTTCCCGAATGTCGTTGAAACCGACAATGTCTATCTCGTTGTAAAGATGGAAGAATTGAAGGACGGTCCGAAAGAAGTGAACGCGCACCACATGCTGATCGGATATCAGGGTGCTCAGGGCGGTCTCTCAACGCGTACCAAAGAAGAAGCTAAAGCAAAAATCGAAGACATTAAAAAGCAGGCCACGATTGAAAACTTCGACAGCCTCGTCGCTGCCAACTCCGATGAACCAAACGCCACGTCAACAAAGGGTGACCTTGGCTGGTTCGGAACGGGCGACATGGTAGAAAAATTCGAGACGCCAGTCTTTGCCCAGGCTTCCGGAACCATTTCCGAAGTCATTGAAACAGAATTCGGTTATCACCTCGTCTGGAAACTCGGTGAGCGCATCAGCAAGGAACCTCGCTTGCGTTTGATTGAAATCAACCGCTCCGTTCCAACCGACTTCGTTCCTGTTGATGAGTGGAAAGCCACCGCTTTGACCGGCAAGCAGCTGCAGTCAGCGAAGGTCGATTTTGACCAACAGCTCGGCTCCATCCAGGTCTCGCTCCAATTTGATGACGAGGGTAGCAAGTTGTTTGCTGAACTTACGAAGAAAAACGTTGGCCAGCAGGTCGCGATTTTCCTCGACGGAAACGTGCTCTCGGCCCCGGTTGTGAACCAGGAGATTCTCGGCGGTCGCGCCGTGATTACAGGTAACTTCACGCTCGAGGAAGCCAAGCTTCTTGCCCGCCGTTTGCAGGCAGGTGCGCTTCCAGTGCCGATTACGCTCGTCGCCCAGCAATCCGTCGGCCCGACGCTCGGTGCAGACTCGCTAACCAAGTCGATTAACGCCGGACTCGTGGCATTCCTCTTGATCGCGATCTTCGCTATCCTGATCTACCGCTTGCCGGGTATGGCTGCCGTTGTCGTGCTTGTGATCTACGCCGCCTTGAACGCCGCCACCTTCAAGCTTGTACCGATTACGCTCACGCTTTCCGGTATCGCCGGCTTCATTCTCTCGATCGGTATGGCGATCGACTCAAACGTGCTCGTGTTTGAGCGTCTCAAGGAAGAATTGAAGTCAGGACTCGCGCTTGAGCCGGCCTTGGAAGAAGCCTTCAAGCGCGCCTGGACCTCGATTCGCGACGGTCACGTCTCGATTCTGATCTCCTGTGCCGTCTTGTTCTGGTTCTCCTCGTCATTGATCAAGGGTTTCGCTCTCACGCTCGCGCTCGGTACCGTCATCTCTTTGTTCACGGCTACGGTTACCACGCGTACGGTATTGCGTGCCTTGGCCAAGACGCCGCTCGCAAAATGGCCGTGGCTATTCCTTGCTTCTGGAAAGAAATAA
- a CDS encoding membrane protein insertase YidC, translated as MFQAIQALFNTIFFQPILNLLVWLYVTIPGQDVGIAIIVLTIIIKIVLYPLTHLQIKQQRAMQELQPKIEEIRSRLKDDKEKQASELMALYQREKVNPAASCLPLLVQLPVFIALYHALSVGLASQGLNQLYPFVPNPQTIQTMFLGLFDLTKPNYVLAIAAALVQFWQTKMILKPPAATVATPPPEVAKTEGAQDESMTAIMNKQMTYMMPIMTAVIGFSLPGGLTLYWLVMSLLTVAQQYLVMRRTPPKMEPQLGN; from the coding sequence ATGTTCCAAGCGATCCAAGCTCTCTTTAACACCATCTTCTTCCAGCCGATTCTCAATTTGTTGGTGTGGTTGTATGTCACGATTCCGGGACAGGATGTTGGTATCGCCATTATCGTATTAACGATCATCATCAAGATCGTGCTCTATCCGTTGACGCATCTGCAGATCAAGCAGCAGCGCGCGATGCAGGAATTGCAGCCTAAGATCGAGGAGATTCGTTCTCGTTTGAAGGACGATAAAGAAAAGCAGGCCTCGGAGCTCATGGCGCTTTATCAGCGCGAGAAAGTGAATCCGGCCGCTTCCTGTTTGCCGCTTTTGGTCCAGCTTCCAGTTTTTATCGCGCTCTATCACGCCTTGTCTGTTGGTCTTGCATCGCAGGGCTTGAACCAGCTCTACCCATTTGTCCCAAATCCGCAGACTATCCAAACGATGTTCCTCGGATTATTTGATCTCACCAAACCAAACTACGTCTTGGCGATCGCTGCTGCCCTCGTCCAGTTCTGGCAGACCAAGATGATTTTGAAGCCGCCGGCAGCCACGGTCGCAACGCCTCCGCCGGAAGTCGCCAAGACAGAAGGCGCTCAGGATGAAAGCATGACCGCCATCATGAACAAACAAATGACTTACATGATGCCGATCATGACGGCTGTCATCGGTTTCTCACTCCCTGGTGGTCTCACCTTGTACTGGCTCGTAATGAGCTTGCTCACCGTTGCCCAGCAATATCTTGTCATGCGCCGCACGCCTCCCAAGATGGAGCCGCAGCTCGGGAATTGA
- the nusA gene encoding transcription termination/antitermination protein NusA, which yields MASPISAAMKQIADEKNISFESVLETVENALAAAYRKDFGNKNQNLRVEFDPEKYDGMTGGIRVFDVKTVVEDMVLDEDYFTRLEAATAPKKDKPFDKSTPRPDPAATEVLPDEFKFNPKTMIMMSDARDLKPDAQVGEEIRVELGVPAAFGRMAAQTAKQVILQKIREAERGVIFSDFKGREGELMNVTVQRREGRLVLIDLGRATGIMLPEDQVESERYFPGTRIKALLRSVEMTTRGPEIRLSRTSPQLVAALFAQEIPEIGNGTVDIKAISREAGSRAKVAVASNDDAVDPIGSCIGQRGTRIQSVIRELGGEKVDVVLWNEQPIEYIKAALSPAKVIDVELREDEHLAVVSVPADQLSLAIGKGGQNVRLAAKLTGWKITVVEQGGKPVADSEKGEFGAPVEDDKPESAAEADAKSESEADKPLDGEPAEAKEMEGYSEQTPVVAAEQGSDSKE from the coding sequence ATGGCTAGCCCAATCTCCGCCGCGATGAAACAGATTGCGGACGAAAAGAATATTTCGTTCGAATCAGTGCTCGAAACCGTAGAAAACGCCCTTGCCGCCGCTTATCGCAAGGACTTCGGCAACAAGAACCAGAACCTCCGTGTCGAGTTTGACCCGGAAAAGTACGACGGTATGACCGGCGGTATTCGCGTATTCGACGTAAAGACCGTTGTGGAAGACATGGTTCTCGACGAGGACTACTTTACGCGTCTTGAAGCGGCGACGGCGCCTAAAAAGGACAAGCCTTTTGATAAGTCGACCCCACGCCCTGATCCGGCCGCGACAGAAGTTCTTCCGGATGAATTCAAGTTCAATCCAAAGACGATGATCATGATGAGCGACGCTCGCGACCTCAAGCCTGACGCCCAAGTCGGCGAGGAGATCCGCGTGGAGCTTGGCGTTCCTGCCGCATTCGGCCGTATGGCCGCCCAGACCGCTAAGCAGGTTATCTTGCAAAAGATCCGCGAGGCAGAACGCGGCGTCATCTTCTCCGACTTCAAGGGTCGCGAAGGCGAGCTTATGAATGTCACGGTTCAACGCCGTGAAGGCCGTCTCGTTTTGATCGACCTTGGCCGCGCAACGGGCATCATGCTTCCGGAAGATCAGGTTGAATCGGAACGCTACTTCCCGGGAACGCGCATCAAGGCTTTGCTCCGTTCCGTCGAGATGACGACGCGTGGTCCAGAGATTCGTCTCTCGCGTACGAGCCCGCAGCTTGTTGCGGCATTGTTCGCACAAGAAATTCCGGAAATCGGTAACGGCACGGTCGACATCAAAGCGATTTCCCGTGAAGCTGGCAGCCGCGCCAAAGTCGCCGTCGCTTCCAATGACGACGCCGTAGACCCGATCGGTTCTTGTATCGGTCAGCGCGGTACGCGTATTCAGTCGGTTATCCGTGAACTCGGCGGTGAAAAAGTCGATGTCGTGCTCTGGAATGAACAGCCGATCGAATACATCAAAGCGGCTCTTTCGCCGGCCAAAGTCATCGATGTCGAGCTTCGTGAAGATGAACACCTCGCTGTTGTCTCGGTTCCGGCGGATCAGCTCTCGCTCGCGATCGGTAAAGGCGGTCAGAACGTTCGCCTCGCCGCTAAACTGACAGGTTGGAAGATCACGGTCGTCGAGCAGGGCGGTAAACCGGTCGCCGATTCGGAAAAAGGGGAGTTCGGCGCTCCAGTCGAGGACGACAAGCCAGAATCTGCCGCAGAAGCCGATGCTAAGTCGGAATCAGAAGCCGACAAGCCGCTTGATGGCGAGCCGGCAGAAGCCAAAGAGATGGAAGGCTATTCCGAGCAGACGCCGGTCGTTGCAGCCGAGCAGGGAAGCGATTCAAAAGAATAA